One window of the Betta splendens chromosome 21, fBetSpl5.4, whole genome shotgun sequence genome contains the following:
- the LOC114847730 gene encoding trace amine-associated receptor 13c-like, which translates to METPKETELCFPLFLNSSCSKLKRPHAEVVFIYIVLSSISLLTATLNLLVIISISHFKQLHTPTNLLLLSLAVSDFSVGIIMCFQIILTNDCWFLGDLICTLYCTLEFVITSSSVGNMVLISVDRYVAICDPLHYHTKVTIRGVTNCTCLCWLCSVLYNSFIMRDNLKQPGKYNSCSGECVTVIDYIAGVFDLFLTFIGPVTVIIVLYLRVFVVAVSHARAMNPHVKTLMFQQSVAVHIKKSEIKAARTLGVVIVVFLTCLSPYYCSSLVGRNTLFGITSVPLETWLFYFNSCLNPVIYAFCYPWFLKSVKLIATFEILQPDSCNANIL; encoded by the exons ATGGAGACTCCAAAAGAAACCGAGCTTTGCTTTCCACTTTTCCTGAActcctcctgcagcaagctgaaacgCCCACATGCTGAGgttgtgtttatttacattGTGTTGTCGTCCATTTCTCTGCTCACTGCGACTCTCAACTTGCTGGTCATTATCTCCATCTCTCACTTCAA gcagctccacacccCCACcaacctccttctcctctctctggctgtatCCGATTTTTCTGTGGGCATCATTATGTGTTTTCAGATTATCCTCACGAATGACTGCTGGTTCCTGGGGGACCTCATTTGCACTCTGTATTGTACTTTAGAGTTTGTTATAACCTCTTCCTCCGTGGGTAACATGGTTCTCATATCAGTCGACCGTTATGTAGCCATTTGTGACCCTCTGCATTACCACACTAAAGTCACTATACGTGGAGTGACCAATTGCACCTGCCTCTGTTGGCTCTGCTCTGTCCTGTACAACAGTTTCatcatgagggacaacctgaaGCAGCCTGGCAAGTACAATTCCTGCTCTGGAGAATGTGTGACTGTCATTGACTATATTGCGGGGGTTTTTGACCTGTTTCTTACGTTCATTGGTCCGGTCACTGTCATCATAGTTCTGTATTTGAgagtgtttgtggtggctgtgtctcatgcTCGAGCTATGAATCCTCATGTTAAAACTCTCATGTTTCAACAGTCAGTAGCTGTGCATATTAAGAAATCGGAGATAAAAGCAGCCAGAACTCTGGGtgttgtcattgttgtgtttctgaccTGTCTTTCTCCGTATTACTGCTCCTCTCTTGTCGGCAGGAACACTTTGTTTGGCATCACATCTGTTCCCTTGGAGACCTGGCTATTCTATTTCAACTCTTGCCTGAACCCAGTGATTTATGCATTTTGTTATCCGTGGTTTCTAAAGTCTGTTAAACTCATTGCTACTTTTGAGATCCTTCAACCTGACTCCTGTAATgccaacatactgtag
- the LOC121201903 gene encoding trace amine-associated receptor 13c-like: MMDSLEETALCFPHLLNTSCRTATHSYFVSLLAYIGLSCISLLTVTLNLLVIISISHFRQLHTPTNLLLLSLAVSDFFIGFLMLIQIMLINGCWLLGDLMCSLYYVVDWIITSTSIGNMVLISIDRYVAICYPLHYSNKVTEKRVQVCICACWTCSALSNSFLLRDNLEHPGKYNSCYGECVVVIDYVAGVFDLFLSFIGPITLIMGLYLRVFMEALSQARAVRSHVVAVSPQGSISVTAKSFELKAARTLGVVILVFLICLCPFFCFSVTGQNTSSSAFVICLFYFNSCLNPVIYAFCYPWFRKSVKCIFTLKILQPDSCEAKVT, translated from the exons ATGATGGATTCCCTTGAAGAAACAGCTCTGTGCTTCCCACACCTCCTCAACACCTCCTGCAGGACAGCCACACATTCCTACTTTGTATCTCTGCTTGCTTACATTGGGCTGTCCTGCATTTCTCTGCTTACGGTGACTCTTAACCTACTGGTTATAATCTCCATTTCCCACTTCAG gcagctccacactcccaccaacctcctcctcctctctctggctgtctctgaTTTCTTCATTGGCTTCCTCATGCTCATCCAAATTATGCTCATAAACGGCTGCTGGCTCCTGGGTGACCTCATGTGTTCACTGTATTATGTTGTGGACTGGATTATTACCTCCACCTCTATAGGAAACATGGTTCTCATATCCATAGACCGCTATGTGGCTATATGCTACCCTTTGCATTATTCTAACAAAGTCACTGAGAAGCGAGtccaagtgtgtatttgtgcttgTTGGACGTGTTCAGCTCTGAGTAACAGTTTTCTGCTGAGAGATAACCTGGAGCATCCAGGCAAGTATAACTCCTGCTATGGTGAGTGTGTGGTTGTTATTGATTACGTAGCTGGAGTTTTCGATCTGTTCTTGTCCTTCATTGGACCCATCACCCTAATCATGGGTTTGTATCTTAGAGTGTTTATGGAAGCTCTGTCTCAGGCTCGTGCCGTTCGTTCCCACGTTGTAGCAGTGTCGCCTCAGGGTTCCATCAGTGTAACAGCAAAGAGTTTTGAGctaaaagcagccaggactctgggtgttGTTATCCTTGTGTTTCTTATATGTCTTTGccctttcttctgtttttcagtCACAGGCCAGAACACTTCATCTTCTGCTTTTGtaatatgtttgttttactttaacTCCTGCCTGAATCCTGTCATTTATGCCTTTTGttacccctggtttagaaaatctgtaaaatgtatatttacacTTAAAATACTGCAACCTGACTCATGTGAGGCCAAGGTGACATAG
- the LOC121201905 gene encoding trace amine-associated receptor 8a-like: protein MIPSLDRQLHTPTNLLLLSLAVSDFFVGKLMLFQMMTISGCWLLGDLMCSLYYVVACIMTSVSIGNMVLISMDRYVAICYPLHYSKVTEKRVQVCICVCWTCSALSNSFLQKDSLERPGRYNSCYGMCVLVVDYIGGRVDLFLSFIGPITVIVVLYMRVFIEAVSQARAMRSNTKTVSLQGSETVMAKKSEIKAARTLGVVILGFLICLCPYFSATLSGQDTLFNTSLSAFAICLFSFNSCVNPIIYAFFYPWFRKSIKTIVTLEILQTGSCEANII from the exons ATGATTCCCAGTCTGGATAG gcagctccacactcccaccaacctcctccttctctctctggctgtctcagATTTCTTTGTAGGCAAACTCATGCTGTTCCAAATGATGACAATAAGCGGCTGCTGGCTTCTGGGTGACCTCATGTGTTCCCTGTATTATGTTGTGGCCTGTATAATGACCTCCGTCTCCATAGGAAACATGGTTCTCATATCCATGGACCGCTATGTGGCTATATGCTACCCTCTGCATTATTCTAAAGTCACTGAGAAACGAGtccaagtgtgtatttgtgtttgttggacGTGCTCAGCTCTGAGTAACAGTTTTCTGCAGAAGGACAGTTTGGAGCGTCCAGGCAGGTATAACTCCTGTTATGGGATGTGTGTCCTTGTTGTTGATTACATTGGTGGACGTGTtgatctgtttttgtctttcatcGGACCCATTACTGTGATCGTAGTTTTGTATATGAGAGTGTTCATAgaggctgtgtctcaggctcgtgcTATGCGATCTAACACTAAGACTGTGTCCCTTCAGGGCTCCGAGACTGTAATGGCAAAGAAGTCTGAAAtcaaagcagccaggactctgggtgttGTAATCCTCGGTTTTCTAATTTGCCTGTGCCCTTACTTTAGTGCCACACTTTCAGGCCAGGACACGCTGTTTAACACTTCACTGTCAGCCTTTGCAATATGTTTGTTCTCTTTTAACTCTTGTGTAAACCCTATAATCTATGCATTTTTttacccctggttcagaaaatcCATCAAAACAATTGTCACACTTGAGATATTGCAGACAGGCTCCTGTGAGGCCAACATAATATAA
- the LOC114847751 gene encoding trace amine-associated receptor 13c-like, producing MELLEETELCFPHFPNTSCRIAKSSQSATLLTYTLLSFISVLTMTLNLLVIISISHFKQLRTPTNLLLLSLAVSDFIIGFLMLFQMMTISGCWLLGDLMCSLYYVLACITTSASIGNMVLISMDRYVAICYPLHYPSKVNQKKAQVCICLCWTCSALSNSLLQKDSLEHPGMYKSCYGECVFVVDYISGRVDLFLSLIGPITVIVVLYMRVFIEAVSQARAMRSHTKTVCPQGSETVMAKKSEIKAARTLGVVILGFLICLCPYFSATLSGQDTLFNTSLSAFAICLLYFNSCVNPIIYSLFYPWFRKSIKTIVTLEILQTGSCEANII from the exons ATGGAGCTCCTCGAGGAAACTGAGCTCTGTTTTCCGCATTTCCCCAATACCTCGTGCAGGATCGCTAAGAGCTCTCAGTCTGCAACCCTGCTCACTTACACTCTGCTGTCGTTTATCTCTGTGCTTACTATGACTCTCAACCTcctggtcatcatctccatctcacaCTTCAA GCAGCTCcgcactcccaccaacctcctcctcctctctctggctgtctcagATTTCATCATTGGATTTCTCATGCTGTTTCAAATGATGACAATAAGTGGCTGCTGGCTCCTGGGTGACCTGATGTGTTCTCTGTATTATGTTCTGGCCTGTATTACAACCTCTGCCTCCATAGGAAACATGGTTCTCATATCTATGGACCGCTATGTGGCTATATGCTACCCTCTGCATTATCCCTCCAAAGTCAATCAAAAAAAAGCTCAAGtttgcatttgtctttgttggACGTGTTCAGCTCTGAGTAACAGTCTTCTGCAGAAGGACAGCCTGGAACACCCAGGCATGTACAAGTCCTGCtatggagagtgtgtgtttgttgtggatTACATTTCTGGGCGTGTTGATCTGTTTTTGTCCTTAATCGGCCCCATCACTGTGATCGTAGTTTTGTATATGAGAGTGTTCATAGAGGCTGTCTCTCAGGCTCGTGCCATGCGATCTCACACTAAGACTGTGTGTCCTCAGGGCTCAGAGACTGTAATGGCAAAGAAGTCTGAAAtcaaagcagccaggactctgggtgttGTAATACTCGGGTTTCTAATTTGCCTGTGCCCTTACTTTAGTGCCACACTTTCAGGCCAGGACACACTATTCAACACTTCATTGTCAGCTTTTGCAAtttgtttgttgtattttaaCTCTTGTGTAAACCCTATAATCTATTCATTATTttacccctggttcagaaaatcCATCAAAACAATTGTCACACTTGAGATATTGCAGACAGGCTCCTGTGAGGCCAACATAATATAA
- the LOC121201904 gene encoding trace amine-associated receptor 13c-like yields MMNPSEETELCFPQLPNSSCRIAKRSSSLSLLIYTLLSSISLLTVTLNLLVIISISHFKQLHTPTSLLLLSLAVSDLFIGFVMLFQIMLINGCWLLGNLMCALYYLMACIVTSTSIGNMVLISMDRYVAICDPLQYSTKITQTRVQVCVWVLWMCSAVVGVLGLDLKHPSRYSICFGECVFVIDYINGRIDLFLSFIGPVTVIIILYMRVFIIAVSQARAMRSHVVTVTHSVSVTAKKSEIKAARTLGVVVVTFLICLCPYFSVTLTGQDTLLNSSSSAFVIWLFSFNSCLNPVIYAFFYPWFRKSVKLIVTLRILQPDSCETNIT; encoded by the exons ATGATGAATCCGAGTGAGGAAactgagctctgctttccaCAGCTCCCCAACTCTTCCTGCAGGATTGCCAAGcgttcttcctctctgtccctgctcattTACACTCTGCTGTCATCCATCTCTTTGCTCACTGTGACCCTGAACCTGCTAGTCATCATCTCCATATCTCACTTTAA gcagctccacacacccaccagcctcctcctcctctctctggctgtctccGATCTCTTCATTGGCTTCGTCATGCTTTTTCAGATTATGCTCATAAATGGCTGCTGGCTCCTGGGTAACCTCATGTGTGCTTTGTATTATCTTATGGCCTGCATTGTTACCTCCACCTCCATAGGAAACATGGTTCTCATATCCATGGACCGCTATGTGGCTATTTGTGACCCTCTGCAATATTCCACtaaaatcacacaaacacgagttcaggtctgtgtgtgggtgttgtggATGTGTTCTGCTGTAGTTGGAGTTTTGGGTCTTGACCTGAAGCATCCAAGCAGGTACAGCATCTGCTTTGgagaatgtgtgtttgttatcGATTACATTAATGGACGCATTGATCTGTTTTTGTCCTTCATCGGTCCAGTCACTGTCATAATAATTTTGTATATGAGAGTATTTATAATAGCTGTGTCTCAGGCCCGGGCCATGCGCTCGCACGTAGTTACAGTCACACATTCAGTGAGTGTAACTGCTAAGAAATCAGAAATTAAAGCAGCCAGAACACTGGGTGTAGTTGTGGTCACATTTCTAATATGTCTCTGTCCATACTTTAGTGTTACTCTTACAGGCCAGGACACTTTGCTGAATTCTTCCTCTTCGGCCTTTGTAATTTGGTTGTTCTCTTTTAACTCCTGTCTAAACCCTgtgatttatgcttttttttacccctggttcagaaaatctGTTAAACTAATTGTTACACTCAGGATACTGCAGCCTGACTCCTGTGAGACCAACATAACTTAG